A genomic stretch from Corynebacterium kutscheri includes:
- a CDS encoding sigma-70 family RNA polymerase sigma factor, which produces MISALSVVELPVMDPDNLLVASAHGDQRSFAALYDLLAPQMLGLAVQIIHDRAQAEEVIQEVFIELWRSAKSYDPAKGSARSWALRLTRLRAIDRLRTDVAIKQRDNKDFLEQATTWHAAEEEAVESLESQRIRQLVDDIGEPHRTAVMLAYFSGLTHPEIAQVTGVPLGTAKTRVRDGLKKLRSAMSLMQGGA; this is translated from the coding sequence ATGATTTCCGCCCTTTCCGTTGTAGAGTTACCGGTCATGGACCCCGATAACCTGCTTGTTGCCAGCGCCCACGGCGACCAGCGGTCATTCGCCGCTCTCTATGACCTACTAGCCCCGCAAATGTTGGGTTTAGCAGTGCAGATTATTCACGATCGTGCACAAGCTGAGGAAGTCATACAAGAGGTATTTATTGAGCTGTGGCGCAGTGCTAAAAGTTACGACCCAGCCAAGGGCAGTGCTCGCTCCTGGGCGCTACGGCTTACCCGCTTGCGTGCAATCGATCGCTTGCGTACCGACGTAGCCATCAAACAGCGTGACAACAAGGATTTCCTAGAACAGGCCACAACGTGGCATGCAGCTGAGGAAGAAGCAGTGGAATCGCTGGAATCACAGCGAATTCGCCAACTTGTCGATGATATCGGCGAGCCACACCGCACCGCCGTCATGCTGGCTTATTTCTCTGGTCTCACTCACCCCGAGATTGCCCAGGTCACCGGCGTTCCTCTTGGAACCGCCAAAACCCGGGTCAGAGATGGACTTAAAAAACTTCGCTCAGCGATGAGCCTCATGCAAGGAGGTGCATAA
- a CDS encoding anti-sigma factor, whose amino-acid sequence MSPTGHSEPFDDFPPDVEDLLAQAPAPITPSAQLRDNILDAIAATSQEEPEATYEPLDNTPAEPIADVIQLPARHKFMRGFLAAAASVAIIAGGFTLWPQADPHAEMHSILAASDVRQANTDAMGASLNIVVSSSMNEGGALVDGAPKLNEGMGAQVWAVMEDGSTKSAGVIGPEDHDGVWMPLPGETSKVMITEEPLKGSTEPKGTVLAIVKV is encoded by the coding sequence ATGTCCCCCACAGGACATAGCGAGCCTTTCGACGACTTCCCCCCCGATGTCGAAGATCTATTGGCGCAGGCACCTGCACCAATAACCCCTTCAGCTCAATTACGAGACAACATCCTCGATGCCATTGCAGCTACTTCCCAAGAGGAACCAGAAGCCACATATGAGCCATTGGATAACACTCCCGCTGAACCTATTGCAGATGTTATTCAACTACCTGCACGCCATAAATTTATGCGTGGATTTCTTGCCGCTGCAGCCTCAGTTGCCATAATCGCTGGCGGCTTTACACTTTGGCCGCAAGCAGATCCACATGCAGAAATGCACAGCATCCTCGCAGCTTCCGATGTTCGTCAGGCCAACACGGACGCCATGGGCGCATCTTTGAATATCGTTGTTTCTTCATCAATGAATGAGGGCGGTGCGCTTGTTGATGGTGCCCCCAAACTCAACGAAGGCATGGGCGCGCAGGTATGGGCAGTAATGGAAGACGGCTCCACAAAATCTGCTGGTGTTATTGGACCCGAAGATCATGATGGAGTATGGATGCCTTTACCAGGAGAAACTTCAAAAGTGATGATCACCGAAGAGCCACTCAAAGGCAGTACTGAACCAAAAGGGACAGTTCTTGCGATAGTAAAGGTGTAA
- a CDS encoding type II toxin-antitoxin system HicB family antitoxin, whose translation MDISKYTYQVSWSETDQEYVATVAEFPSLSWLDTEFQKAQAGLFNLVAEVVSDMESSGEKIPKPLGEREYSGKFNVRIPPSLHRQLAITAQTQGVSLNTLVNNKLAST comes from the coding sequence ATGGATATCAGTAAGTACACCTACCAAGTGTCTTGGTCAGAAACTGACCAAGAATATGTTGCCACTGTCGCCGAATTTCCTTCGTTATCGTGGCTAGATACCGAATTTCAGAAGGCTCAAGCCGGTCTATTTAATCTCGTTGCCGAAGTTGTTTCCGACATGGAATCATCCGGAGAAAAAATCCCCAAGCCTCTTGGCGAACGTGAGTATTCAGGAAAGTTCAACGTGCGTATTCCCCCTTCCCTGCATCGTCAACTCGCTATCACTGCACAAACACAGGGTGTCTCACTCAACACGCTTGTCAACAATAAGCTCGCATCAACCTAA
- a CDS encoding S41 family peptidase — protein MPDISREEDIQSYADTLTQGLIKHARCGAIVDLRGNGGGDMGPMVAGLSPLLPDGEVLSFVSRQSTSPVIVEGNSVTGGGTALSTQGGKLDIPVAVLVDDQTASSGEATMLAFRGLENSRSFGQPTAGYASGNVVIDLYDGATLMITFSKDKARTGEEFSEDPIEPDVRSDSAEQDAIAWLADKGCS, from the coding sequence GTGCCGGATATCTCACGTGAAGAAGATATCCAGTCTTATGCTGACACGCTCACCCAGGGACTTATCAAACACGCCCGATGTGGGGCGATTGTAGATCTGCGGGGCAACGGTGGTGGGGACATGGGCCCTATGGTGGCGGGTCTTTCCCCACTTCTGCCTGACGGGGAGGTTTTGTCGTTCGTCTCACGTCAGTCAACATCGCCGGTGATTGTGGAGGGTAATTCAGTCACAGGTGGTGGCACCGCACTAAGCACTCAGGGTGGAAAGCTCGATATTCCTGTAGCGGTGCTTGTCGACGATCAGACAGCGTCGTCAGGTGAAGCCACCATGCTAGCCTTCCGTGGATTGGAAAATTCGCGTAGCTTCGGTCAACCCACGGCAGGTTACGCCTCCGGAAATGTGGTTATCGACCTCTATGACGGTGCAACCTTAATGATCACATTTTCGAAAGATAAGGCACGTACCGGTGAGGAATTCTCCGAGGATCCCATCGAACCCGATGTACGAAGCGACTCCGCAGAGCAGGATGCCATTGCATGGCTGGCTGATAAAGGCTGCTCCTAA
- a CDS encoding UPF0182 family protein — MANRFASSSPELRRPPKMLSWIVTAIFVIGALLPTFIGVYTDWLWFGEVNFRGVFNKVILTRIALFFFFALITTVITWLAGWLTYRTRPKTMDLFESDNPIVQYRRIVERSLRTFLYGLPIVIGVIAGFLGQRSWQTVQLFLNRQDFGMNDPQFGMDYGFYAFSLPMIQIMIGMLSTAVTIGFFITLIGHYLLGSIRIGNRTAGVTGGIAAPARIQLALWAGAWMLLRALNYWFERYDLLNNRHDTFTGGSYTDINAVLPARIILLVISVVVAVCFFATVVLKDLRIPAAATVLMLLSSVTIGAVWPMMMERFSVSPNRAEKESEYIARNIEATRYGYGITDSTVTYLDNWGAEGASNSAVAADVATINNIRLLDPEVLSKTFTQQQQLKNFYGFPDSLAMDRYEIDGELRDFVVAAREINPNALRDNQRDWINRHTVYTHGNGFVAAQANQVDEVARDVGSARGGYPVYTVSDLETLRNAQTNEDVEKLGIEATEPRIYYGPLIASTTDGRDYAVVGANDGNSVEYDTDTSTYTYQGQGGVNIGNLFNQAAFAAKYGEMNLILSERVNSESKILFDRDPRQRVHKVAPWLTTDGTTYPAVIDGHIKWIVDGYTTLDSLPYSTRVSLSQVTNDTSAQVGAGAQFALDEVGYIRNSVKAVVDAYDGTVELYEFDENDPVLKAWQGVFPNTVKPKSEIAEELMNHIRYPEDIFKVQRQMLTRYHVEDPREFFTNDRFWSVPADPSAPEGTLREASQPPFYVVAASPETGEASFQLITPFRGLSRDYLAAHMSTSSDPDKYGHITVRVLPTNTTTQGPRQAQDAMMSSDTIAADITLWQNTNKLTNGNLLTLPVGGGEILYVEPLYSQRKDQESAFPKLLRVLVSYKGQVGYAPTISEALSQVGIDPSAAQDLKDAVDLDTTPKDNNAPAQPSAPASGSGTEGEAIKRINDALTGLEKARSGSHEEYGRALDALDKAVADYQSLNSQANS; from the coding sequence TTGGCAAATAGATTTGCTTCATCGTCTCCAGAGCTTCGGCGTCCACCGAAGATGCTGTCATGGATTGTTACTGCAATTTTTGTTATCGGTGCGCTTCTGCCTACCTTCATTGGTGTATACACCGATTGGCTATGGTTTGGCGAAGTAAACTTCAGGGGAGTATTCAATAAGGTGATCCTGACCCGGATTGCTCTATTTTTCTTCTTTGCGCTGATTACTACTGTGATTACCTGGTTGGCTGGGTGGCTTACCTATCGTACTCGTCCTAAAACCATGGATCTTTTCGAGTCTGATAATCCGATTGTGCAATATCGGCGGATTGTTGAGCGGTCTTTACGGACATTTTTATATGGGTTGCCCATAGTAATTGGTGTTATCGCTGGTTTCTTAGGTCAGCGTTCCTGGCAGACCGTACAGTTATTTTTAAACCGCCAAGATTTCGGCATGAATGATCCACAGTTTGGTATGGATTATGGGTTTTATGCGTTTAGCTTGCCGATGATTCAAATCATGATCGGGATGCTTTCTACCGCGGTAACGATTGGCTTTTTTATCACCCTAATTGGGCATTATCTATTAGGAAGTATCCGTATTGGTAACCGTACCGCAGGGGTAACCGGCGGTATTGCTGCTCCGGCGCGTATTCAGTTGGCGTTGTGGGCTGGAGCTTGGATGTTACTCCGAGCGTTGAATTATTGGTTTGAACGTTACGATTTGCTCAACAATCGCCACGATACTTTCACCGGCGGTAGCTATACCGATATTAATGCGGTATTGCCGGCACGGATTATTTTGCTCGTTATTTCAGTCGTTGTGGCTGTGTGTTTCTTTGCGACGGTTGTACTCAAAGACTTACGCATTCCCGCTGCTGCTACTGTGTTGATGCTATTAAGTTCGGTAACTATTGGCGCAGTGTGGCCAATGATGATGGAACGTTTCTCCGTTTCACCAAACCGTGCCGAAAAAGAATCCGAATATATTGCGCGCAATATTGAAGCTACCCGATACGGTTATGGCATTACCGATAGCACCGTGACCTACCTAGACAATTGGGGTGCCGAAGGTGCTTCCAATAGTGCAGTTGCAGCAGATGTTGCCACTATTAACAACATCCGTCTGCTTGACCCAGAGGTCTTGAGCAAAACCTTTACCCAGCAACAACAGCTGAAAAACTTCTATGGATTCCCCGATTCTTTGGCTATGGATCGCTATGAAATCGACGGCGAACTACGTGACTTCGTTGTTGCTGCGCGCGAGATTAATCCCAATGCATTGCGCGATAACCAGCGCGACTGGATTAACCGCCACACTGTTTATACGCACGGCAACGGTTTTGTTGCTGCCCAAGCGAATCAGGTGGATGAGGTTGCCCGTGATGTAGGCTCGGCGCGCGGTGGATATCCTGTATACACCGTCAGCGACTTAGAAACCTTGCGTAATGCACAAACCAATGAAGATGTAGAAAAACTCGGCATTGAAGCTACTGAGCCACGCATTTACTATGGGCCACTTATTGCTAGTACCACCGATGGCCGCGATTATGCGGTGGTAGGCGCCAACGATGGCAACTCCGTGGAGTACGACACCGATACGTCAACCTACACCTATCAAGGCCAAGGCGGAGTCAATATTGGTAACCTCTTTAACCAGGCTGCTTTTGCCGCCAAATATGGCGAAATGAACCTCATCTTGAGTGAGCGGGTTAACTCTGAATCCAAGATTCTTTTTGATCGTGACCCCCGCCAGCGCGTACACAAGGTTGCTCCTTGGCTAACTACCGACGGCACAACCTACCCGGCAGTTATCGACGGCCACATTAAGTGGATCGTCGATGGGTACACCACGTTAGATTCTTTACCATATTCCACTCGCGTTTCCCTTTCGCAGGTCACCAACGATACTTCAGCACAGGTGGGTGCTGGTGCCCAATTTGCTCTCGACGAAGTAGGCTATATCCGTAACTCAGTGAAGGCAGTTGTGGATGCCTATGATGGCACAGTAGAACTTTATGAGTTCGACGAAAATGATCCCGTCTTAAAGGCTTGGCAAGGAGTATTCCCTAACACGGTAAAGCCAAAGTCAGAGATCGCTGAAGAACTGATGAACCATATCCGCTACCCAGAGGATATTTTCAAGGTGCAGCGTCAGATGCTGACCCGCTACCACGTAGAAGATCCACGCGAGTTCTTCACCAACGACCGTTTCTGGTCAGTTCCAGCTGATCCATCTGCGCCAGAAGGAACCTTAAGGGAAGCATCCCAGCCTCCGTTTTATGTAGTAGCTGCTAGCCCAGAAACTGGCGAAGCTAGCTTCCAGTTGATTACTCCATTCCGTGGCTTAAGCCGTGACTACTTAGCCGCGCATATGTCTACTAGCTCGGATCCGGATAAGTATGGCCACATTACCGTGCGCGTCCTACCGACGAATACCACCACCCAAGGTCCACGTCAGGCACAAGATGCCATGATGAGCTCGGATACCATTGCTGCGGATATTACTTTGTGGCAAAACACCAATAAGCTCACCAACGGTAACCTGCTTACTTTGCCAGTTGGTGGCGGCGAGATTCTCTACGTGGAACCGTTATACTCGCAGCGTAAAGATCAAGAATCCGCCTTCCCGAAGCTGTTGCGCGTGCTGGTCTCTTATAAAGGACAGGTTGGTTATGCACCAACAATCTCTGAGGCACTTAGCCAGGTAGGTATTGATCCATCAGCAGCCCAAGATCTCAAAGATGCCGTTGATCTTGACACCACACCAAAGGATAACAATGCGCCAGCACAGCCTTCTGCACCAGCATCCGGCTCGGGCACTGAAGGTGAAGCTATCAAGCGAATTAACGACGCTCTTACCGGTTTAGAAAAGGCACGTAGTGGTTCCCATGAGGAATATGGTCGTGCACTTGATGCCTTAGATAAGGCCGTTGCTGATTATCAATCACTTAACTCGCAGGCTAATAGCTAA
- a CDS encoding PPA1309 family protein yields the protein MSTPALIPQALNKAMLEAVDFIHAEGWDAPPTLFGLVDARLLDDVLDEEDGAPLALVVQELPDNIEPGSEELGDYISRIAWPDQVLGAVLAQEIMFRDTSAADPTPRPARLFSGVLRGEAELTLLQLRPSEEELASQGAFAEDNVELRGGVHLAPGVIAALRATFD from the coding sequence ATGAGTACACCTGCGCTTATTCCACAGGCATTAAATAAGGCCATGCTAGAAGCGGTCGATTTTATCCATGCCGAAGGATGGGATGCCCCTCCTACCCTTTTTGGGCTTGTCGACGCACGTTTGCTTGACGACGTTCTCGACGAAGAAGATGGCGCCCCACTTGCTCTTGTCGTGCAAGAACTACCCGATAATATTGAACCTGGTTCAGAAGAACTCGGCGATTACATATCGCGTATCGCCTGGCCAGATCAGGTTCTTGGGGCAGTACTTGCCCAAGAAATTATGTTCCGCGATACCAGCGCCGCTGATCCGACCCCACGCCCAGCGCGCCTTTTTTCCGGGGTGTTACGTGGTGAAGCAGAATTAACCCTCTTGCAATTACGCCCCAGCGAAGAAGAATTAGCTAGCCAAGGGGCATTTGCTGAGGATAATGTCGAACTACGCGGTGGAGTACATCTCGCTCCAGGAGTTATTGCTGCTTTGCGAGCAACTTTTGATTAG
- a CDS encoding YlbL family protein has translation MKRRLLTMTLGAIPLLALTGLVTFDRIPGTSISLTVPYAAEGPGPIFNALGQINGTDVVEINGIPLDKTTGELNMTTVSVRTGMTLAQVISRWLIDGDTIVPIEHIFPQGSSEEEVQEANQLAFSSSEAAATIAALTYLGIDVGTEVVALSQGSAAEEVLEIGDKIVAIDGSTEVSPEKIKNHVGGKKPQEKITLSIERKNQTRDVTLVLGENPQDKTKAFLGISMTAVPKDGISVDYHLEDIGGPSAGMIFSLTVIDKLSPGELTQGKKIAGTGTISEDGTVGPIGGINHKIEAAVNAGVEVFLAPQSNCASVKKRDDITIVSVDNLGDAINKLSDYAQGNKVATCY, from the coding sequence GTGAAACGACGTTTGCTGACCATGACCTTAGGCGCTATCCCGCTTCTTGCTTTAACCGGGCTGGTCACTTTTGATCGCATTCCTGGCACGAGTATTAGCTTGACCGTGCCTTATGCGGCGGAAGGACCAGGGCCAATTTTTAATGCGCTTGGTCAGATAAACGGTACCGATGTAGTAGAAATTAACGGCATTCCACTTGATAAAACCACCGGTGAGCTGAATATGACCACAGTTTCGGTGCGTACCGGAATGACTCTGGCGCAGGTTATCAGCAGATGGCTTATCGACGGCGATACCATTGTTCCTATCGAGCACATCTTCCCGCAAGGAAGCAGCGAAGAAGAAGTTCAAGAAGCGAACCAATTAGCTTTTAGTAGTTCAGAAGCAGCAGCAACAATTGCTGCCCTGACATATTTAGGTATTGATGTTGGCACTGAGGTGGTTGCGCTTTCGCAAGGCTCAGCAGCTGAGGAAGTCCTTGAAATAGGCGATAAAATTGTTGCTATTGATGGTTCTACCGAGGTAAGTCCAGAAAAAATTAAAAATCATGTGGGTGGTAAAAAACCACAGGAAAAAATAACCTTAAGCATTGAACGAAAAAATCAAACCCGCGATGTGACCTTAGTGCTAGGGGAAAATCCACAGGACAAAACCAAAGCATTTTTGGGGATTTCTATGACTGCGGTTCCTAAAGATGGTATCTCGGTGGATTATCACTTAGAAGATATTGGTGGACCATCTGCCGGAATGATTTTCTCTTTGACCGTTATTGATAAGTTAAGCCCCGGCGAGCTTACTCAAGGAAAGAAAATTGCTGGTACCGGTACAATTTCCGAAGATGGTACGGTAGGGCCTATTGGTGGTATTAACCATAAAATCGAGGCAGCAGTTAATGCCGGTGTTGAAGTATTTTTAGCCCCCCAAAGCAATTGCGCTAGCGTGAAAAAACGTGATGACATCACCATTGTTAGTGTTGACAATTTAGGTGATGCCATTAATAAGCTAAGCGATTATGCCCAAGGTAATAAGGTAGCTACTTGCTACTAG
- a CDS encoding zinc-dependent metalloprotease, which produces MNSNGFGFSFNFGGGDDDRDNNNPFGAGGLGDMLNQFGQMLSGMGSSMNSPDGQGPVNYSLAQRIARQQIGTPAVISDSDSERVAEAIRLVELWLDDTTILPASNNKVETWNEEQWLTHTLPMWKRLVTPVAENMNNAQLDALPEEAREMVGPMLNMMNQMSGMNFGMQLGNALGDLSEQALSGTDFALPLAPAGVSALLVKNLDRLTADLSLPQQDVLIYLAACEAARQRLFNHVPWLAEQLVASVEEYAAGLVIDTSHIEEAMRDMNLESGDPNQIQDAMQRLQGIDLSPKISSRNAAASSRLETLFALIEGWVHYVVPKALAAYVPTTEKLHEAFKRRRASGGSTEQAFSKVVGIEFQAPRIDEASELWSRVTNAVGTQRRDQVWDHPDFLPTAEDITNSAEFIDSLLDTADSNYDPIAEIEALEELLKNGQESDGYSAEDELENKKNSENNDESTD; this is translated from the coding sequence ATGAATTCTAACGGTTTTGGTTTTTCCTTTAATTTCGGCGGTGGCGATGATGACCGCGACAATAATAATCCCTTTGGTGCTGGTGGTTTAGGCGATATGCTTAACCAATTCGGGCAAATGCTTTCTGGTATGGGTTCTTCTATGAACTCCCCGGATGGGCAAGGACCGGTTAATTATTCTTTAGCCCAACGTATTGCCCGCCAGCAGATCGGCACTCCAGCTGTAATTAGTGATAGCGATAGCGAGCGTGTTGCTGAGGCAATTCGCCTGGTTGAACTGTGGTTAGATGACACAACTATTTTGCCTGCCTCTAATAACAAAGTAGAAACCTGGAATGAGGAACAGTGGCTTACTCATACCTTGCCGATGTGGAAACGTTTGGTTACTCCGGTAGCCGAAAATATGAATAACGCCCAGTTAGATGCCTTACCAGAAGAGGCACGCGAAATGGTGGGCCCGATGCTTAATATGATGAATCAGATGTCGGGCATGAATTTTGGCATGCAATTAGGTAATGCTCTTGGTGATCTTTCCGAGCAGGCACTTTCTGGCACTGATTTTGCGCTTCCGCTCGCCCCTGCTGGTGTAAGCGCCCTATTAGTAAAAAATTTAGACCGACTTACTGCCGATCTTTCCCTGCCACAACAAGATGTGCTGATCTATCTAGCAGCCTGCGAAGCCGCCCGACAGCGACTTTTTAACCATGTGCCCTGGTTAGCTGAACAACTGGTAGCAAGTGTCGAAGAATATGCTGCTGGTCTAGTTATTGATACCTCTCATATTGAAGAAGCTATGCGCGATATGAACCTTGAATCTGGTGATCCCAACCAGATCCAAGATGCTATGCAGCGGCTACAAGGCATTGATCTTAGCCCTAAAATCAGCTCACGTAATGCAGCAGCAAGTTCTCGCTTGGAAACATTATTTGCGCTCATCGAAGGCTGGGTTCACTATGTGGTGCCGAAAGCTTTGGCTGCCTATGTACCTACCACGGAAAAACTCCACGAAGCATTTAAGCGCCGCCGTGCTAGTGGTGGTTCTACAGAGCAGGCTTTTTCTAAGGTAGTTGGGATCGAATTCCAAGCACCGCGTATCGACGAAGCCAGTGAGCTGTGGTCGCGAGTAACTAATGCGGTAGGTACCCAACGCCGTGACCAGGTGTGGGATCATCCTGATTTCTTACCAACAGCAGAAGACATCACCAATAGTGCCGAGTTTATTGACTCGCTCCTTGATACTGCGGATAGTAACTATGATCCAATCGCTGAGATCGAAGCTTTAGAAGAGCTATTGAAAAATGGTCAAGAATCCGATGGTTATAGTGCTGAAGATGAGCTGGAAAATAAAAAGAACTCAGAAAATAATGACGAATCAACAGATTAA
- a CDS encoding M48 metallopeptidase family protein, whose amino-acid sequence MATPTNIQVIRSSKRTKSAQARIDGDTLVVRIPAFFTQQQEEEMVATFLARLEKRAAKKPTTDEKLYQRARELNKRFLKDQGRIGSIRWAEQKTLWGSCSSISADIRISNRLQDVPDYVLDSVIIHELVHTFVTSGHNEEFWRWARTAPKFERAEGFLEAWGKITKAHS is encoded by the coding sequence ATGGCTACACCTACCAATATTCAAGTGATTCGTTCCTCGAAACGCACGAAGAGCGCTCAAGCGCGTATCGACGGCGATACTCTCGTGGTACGCATACCGGCATTTTTTACTCAACAACAAGAAGAAGAAATGGTGGCCACTTTTTTAGCACGGCTGGAGAAGCGAGCAGCGAAAAAACCCACGACAGATGAAAAACTTTATCAGCGAGCCAGAGAATTAAATAAGCGTTTTTTAAAAGACCAAGGCCGCATTGGTTCTATTCGCTGGGCAGAACAAAAAACGTTGTGGGGTTCGTGTAGCAGTATCAGCGCAGATATTAGGATTTCGAATCGGCTACAAGATGTGCCAGACTATGTGCTTGATTCGGTGATTATTCACGAGCTTGTGCACACTTTTGTCACTAGTGGGCATAATGAGGAGTTTTGGCGGTGGGCACGTACCGCACCAAAATTTGAGCGTGCCGAAGGTTTTTTAGAGGCCTGGGGCAAAATAACAAAAGCTCATAGTTAG
- a CDS encoding ATP-dependent DNA helicase UvrD2, with translation MSVNLDHLDSDQRIAATAPRGPVAILAGAGTGKTRTITYRIGHLIDRGQASPNRIMAVTFTTRAAVEMRHRLQIMGIGGVQARTFHSAALRQVRYFWPQIAGNLQWQVLDQKFPLVARATRSVGVESTTENVRDILSEIEWAKARLISPEGYEASIGSRITPQSPSKIAEIYRRYEQSKTTSNGMLLDFDDLLLHTAGAIENSPAIAEEFREQYRSFVVDEYQDVTPLQQRVLNAWLGQRDDLTVVGDANQTIYSFTGATPDYLLGFSRTYPHATVVKLQRDYRSTPQIAQLANTVIDKAKGRAAGTRLELQGMRPAGHTPEFRVYDDEPAEARGVAEKIQQLVAEGHQLHDIAVLFRINAQSALFEQALADKGITYQVRGGEEFFNRPEIKQAISELIRVAQRDDLPEDAVGKNLPRLVRAALASLGLSNQEPEGEQARARWQSLNALAELSEELGLAIPDLDIKGLITQLNERAQSKHPPRSYGVTLASLHAAKGLEWKIVFLVGLVDGTLPISHAIRSGDESIEEERRLYYVGITRAKEYLFQSYALSRQEGGRSGRKRTRFLDGVLADAPSKPVAKTKHYKTCRVCGSVLLSSSEKVMGRCVDCASEHDSDLFDALRAWRLAQAREHNAAAFTIFSDATLHAIAEARPTNTGELLALSGIGQVKAEKYGAQVLAIVAEFVAGEN, from the coding sequence ATGAGTGTCAACCTTGACCACCTCGACTCCGATCAGCGCATTGCTGCCACTGCACCGCGCGGTCCAGTAGCTATTTTGGCTGGTGCCGGAACGGGTAAAACCCGCACCATTACTTATCGTATTGGCCATCTTATTGATCGTGGACAAGCCAGTCCGAATCGAATTATGGCGGTTACTTTTACTACGCGTGCGGCAGTAGAAATGCGTCATCGCCTACAGATAATGGGCATTGGTGGTGTGCAGGCACGTACTTTTCACTCGGCGGCGTTGCGGCAAGTGCGTTATTTCTGGCCACAGATTGCAGGCAATCTACAATGGCAGGTTTTAGATCAAAAATTCCCTTTGGTTGCTCGGGCAACACGGAGTGTAGGGGTAGAATCCACTACGGAAAACGTACGCGATATTTTAAGTGAGATTGAGTGGGCAAAAGCACGTTTGATTAGTCCAGAGGGGTATGAAGCTTCGATAGGAAGTCGGATAACCCCACAATCACCGTCGAAAATTGCTGAGATTTATCGGCGATATGAGCAGTCTAAAACCACTTCTAACGGTATGTTATTGGATTTCGATGATTTATTACTGCATACAGCTGGTGCGATAGAAAATTCACCGGCGATTGCAGAGGAATTTCGGGAACAGTATCGTAGCTTTGTTGTTGATGAGTACCAGGACGTTACCCCATTACAGCAGCGGGTGTTAAATGCGTGGTTAGGCCAGCGAGATGATCTCACCGTAGTTGGTGATGCAAATCAGACAATCTATTCTTTTACCGGGGCAACACCTGATTATCTATTGGGTTTTTCGCGTACGTATCCACATGCCACTGTGGTGAAACTGCAACGCGATTACCGCTCAACACCACAAATTGCACAACTAGCCAATACCGTTATTGATAAGGCAAAAGGTCGTGCTGCTGGCACCCGGTTAGAATTACAAGGCATGCGCCCAGCTGGTCATACCCCAGAGTTTCGAGTCTATGATGACGAACCAGCAGAAGCGCGTGGAGTAGCTGAAAAGATCCAACAATTGGTTGCCGAGGGGCATCAGCTCCATGATATAGCGGTGCTTTTCCGGATTAATGCCCAATCTGCATTGTTCGAACAAGCACTTGCCGATAAAGGCATTACCTACCAGGTGCGCGGTGGAGAAGAGTTTTTTAATCGCCCAGAGATCAAACAAGCGATAAGCGAGCTTATCCGGGTAGCACAACGCGATGATCTCCCGGAAGACGCTGTGGGTAAAAATTTACCTCGGCTAGTGCGTGCCGCATTGGCTAGCTTGGGACTGAGTAATCAAGAACCTGAAGGTGAGCAAGCTAGAGCTCGGTGGCAGTCATTGAATGCTCTTGCTGAGCTGAGCGAGGAACTAGGTTTAGCCATTCCTGATCTAGATATAAAAGGCCTGATAACTCAGCTTAATGAGCGGGCTCAAAGTAAACACCCGCCTAGATCATATGGAGTTACTTTAGCCTCTTTGCATGCTGCCAAAGGCTTGGAATGGAAAATTGTATTTTTGGTGGGACTAGTTGATGGTACTCTGCCTATTTCTCATGCTATCCGTTCTGGGGATGAAAGTATTGAAGAGGAACGCCGTCTGTATTATGTCGGTATCACCCGGGCGAAAGAATATCTTTTCCAATCGTATGCGCTATCTAGACAAGAAGGCGGGCGTAGCGGACGCAAACGCACTCGTTTTCTTGATGGCGTACTAGCAGATGCGCCAAGCAAACCAGTAGCAAAAACAAAGCACTATAAAACGTGTCGGGTATGCGGCAGTGTATTGCTAAGTTCTAGCGAAAAGGTCATGGGGCGCTGCGTGGATTGCGCAAGTGAACACGATAGTGATCTTTTTGATGCCTTACGTGCCTGGCGGTTGGCACAAGCTCGAGAACACAATGCTGCGGCCTTTACAATTTTTTCCGATGCTACCTTGCATGCCATCGCTGAAGCACGGCCAACCAATACTGGCGAATTATTAGCTCTGAGCGGGATTGGACAGGTCAAGGCCGAGAAATACGGCGCGCAGGTATTAGCGATTGTGGCTGAGTTTGTTGCTGGCGAAAATTAA